A single Defluviitalea saccharophila DNA region contains:
- a CDS encoding FeoA family protein, which translates to MLLTMAKPGETNYIKKITGKDQVRKFLGSLGFVEGESVTVVSEIGGNMIINIKETRVALDKRLVNRIYV; encoded by the coding sequence ATGTTATTGACGATGGCAAAACCAGGAGAAACCAATTACATAAAGAAAATCACGGGAAAAGATCAGGTGCGTAAGTTTTTAGGGAGCCTTGGCTTTGTTGAGGGCGAAAGTGTAACAGTTGTTTCAGAAATAGGAGGCAATATGATCATCAATATCAAAGAAACTCGAGTAGCACTGGATAAAAGACTGGTAAACAGAATCTATGTTTAG
- a CDS encoding FeoA family protein has translation MKTLRTVKCGETVTVVKLHGAGPVKRRIMDMGITKGTEIFVRKVAPLGDPIEVNVRNYELSLRKADAEMIEVM, from the coding sequence ATGAAAACCTTGAGAACTGTAAAATGTGGAGAAACCGTCACCGTTGTTAAGCTCCATGGAGCAGGACCGGTTAAGAGAAGAATTATGGATATGGGCATTACCAAAGGGACTGAAATTTTTGTTAGAAAAGTTGCTCCCTTAGGAGATCCCATTGAAGTCAATGTACGCAATTATGAATTAAGTTTGCGAAAAGCCGATGCAGAAATGATAGAAGTTATGTAG